A window of Rufibacter sp. LB8 contains these coding sequences:
- the kaiC gene encoding circadian clock protein KaiC: MTVPKLKTGIDAFDLISEGGLPIGRTTLLAGSSGSAKTLFAAQFLAMGILKFNHKGVFVTFEEQVEDIRNDLKGFGWDIDQWESEGMWTFIDASPKEEDVITIGEFDLSAFRIRLERAVTKNQAQRVVIDSIGSIFTHFPEHNIIRQEMSKVTMSLRRVKATAIITTERTEEYGAISRYGVEEFLADNVMILRNVLCQERRRRTIEILKFRGSNHVKGETPFTISPKKGVVIVPISSLTLTQSASMKRITSGNPALDDMCGGGFFKGSIVLVSGATGTGKTLLASNFMKGAKEKNERCLLLAFEESKEQIFRNAKGWGQDLEQLEAEGLLKVISIYPEVQSLEDHLINIQDLVEQYQPQRLAIDSISALTRNPTDKGFQEFVAALTNYLKHQAITTLFTATTNMLPGRASITESDFATITDTIILLRYAELAGEMQRSVTVLKMRGSRHDAAIRRILIDGQGMQIGAPITGISSQISH, translated from the coding sequence ATGACCGTCCCCAAACTGAAAACCGGTATTGATGCCTTTGACCTTATCTCTGAGGGCGGTCTGCCCATAGGCCGCACCACGTTGCTGGCCGGCAGCTCAGGCAGTGCCAAAACCTTGTTCGCGGCACAGTTTCTGGCCATGGGCATTCTAAAATTCAACCACAAAGGCGTGTTCGTCACGTTTGAGGAACAGGTGGAAGACATCAGGAATGACCTCAAGGGCTTCGGCTGGGACATTGACCAGTGGGAGTCTGAGGGCATGTGGACGTTTATAGATGCGTCGCCTAAAGAGGAAGATGTGATTACCATCGGCGAGTTTGACTTGAGCGCCTTCAGAATACGCTTGGAGCGGGCCGTGACCAAAAACCAGGCCCAGCGCGTGGTCATTGACTCCATTGGCAGCATTTTCACCCACTTTCCGGAGCACAACATCATTCGGCAGGAAATGTCAAAAGTGACCATGTCGCTGCGCCGCGTGAAAGCCACGGCTATCATCACTACAGAACGCACCGAGGAATACGGGGCCATCTCCAGGTACGGCGTAGAGGAATTTCTGGCAGACAATGTCATGATTCTGCGCAACGTGCTATGCCAGGAAAGACGGCGACGCACCATTGAAATCCTCAAATTCAGGGGCAGCAACCATGTGAAGGGCGAGACACCTTTTACCATCAGTCCTAAAAAAGGGGTGGTGATTGTGCCCATCTCCAGCCTCACGCTTACTCAATCGGCCTCTATGAAACGCATTACCTCTGGCAACCCGGCCTTAGATGACATGTGCGGCGGCGGATTTTTCAAGGGCTCCATTGTCTTGGTTTCTGGGGCAACGGGCACCGGCAAAACCTTGCTGGCCTCCAATTTCATGAAGGGCGCCAAAGAGAAAAACGAGCGCTGCCTCTTGCTGGCCTTTGAGGAAAGCAAGGAACAGATTTTCAGGAATGCCAAAGGCTGGGGCCAGGACCTGGAGCAACTGGAGGCCGAGGGCCTGCTGAAAGTAATCTCCATCTACCCCGAAGTGCAATCCTTGGAAGACCACCTGATTAACATCCAGGACCTGGTGGAGCAATACCAACCGCAGCGCCTTGCCATTGACAGCATCTCTGCCCTCACGCGCAACCCCACAGACAAAGGCTTTCAGGAGTTTGTGGCCGCTCTCACCAATTACCTAAAGCACCAGGCCATCACCACCCTCTTCACAGCCACCACCAACATGCTCCCCGGGCGCGCCTCCATCACTGAGAGTGACTTTGCCACCATCACAGACACCATCATTCTCCTCCGGTACGCGGAGCTGGCCGGCGAAATGCAGCGCAGCGTGACGGTACTCAAAATGCGCGGCTCCCGGCATGATGCCGCCATTAGAAGAATCCTGATTGACGGCCAGGGCATGCAGATTGGCGCACCCATTACCGGCATTAGCAGCCAAATCTCCCACTAA
- a CDS encoding type II toxin-antitoxin system death-on-curing family toxin has product MITLQEVEKIHQLLIEQFGGATGVRDAGALDAALNRPFATFDQQELYPEPADKSAAIIESLLINHPFVDGNKRTGYVLMRLLLLQSGQDILAEEEDKYQFVISIASGKSSFDEIQKWIVGRLKK; this is encoded by the coding sequence ATGATTACTTTGCAGGAAGTTGAGAAAATACATCAGCTTTTAATTGAACAGTTTGGCGGGGCAACAGGAGTTAGAGATGCAGGCGCGTTAGATGCAGCACTCAACCGTCCGTTTGCCACTTTTGACCAGCAGGAACTTTACCCAGAGCCTGCAGACAAATCCGCGGCCATCATAGAAAGCCTATTGATCAACCATCCGTTTGTAGATGGAAATAAGCGGACGGGCTATGTCTTGATGCGTCTTCTGCTCTTGCAATCCGGTCAAGATATTCTAGCGGAGGAAGAAGACAAATACCAATTTGTGATCTCTATTGCCAGCGGAAAATCTTCTTTTGACGAAATACAAAAGTGGATTGTAGGCAGATTGAAAAAGTAG
- a CDS encoding succinylglutamate desuccinylase/aspartoacylase family protein codes for MEEMIINDIPIYPGDRKLIRLNISRLPSGTEIDIPIHVFRAEEPGPVLLLMAGLHGDEVNGVETIRRMIRRNMLHPQRGTILAIPILNIYGFLNFSREVPDGKDVNRSFPGNAKGSLASRVAARFTKEILPLVDVGIDYHTGGRSKSNFPQIRCILETPGNPELAHAFAAPFILNSKLRPGSLRKEAAKYGKSIIVYETGESLRFDEPGINIAIEGTCRVMHHLGIINSSTPPSQKSIICLRDTWIRALRAGLFRSFVRNGQAVSRGQQVGTVADPYGYASHPIISPVSGYVVGVNNMPVVNQGDAILHIGY; via the coding sequence ATGGAGGAGATGATCATCAATGACATTCCCATCTACCCGGGAGACAGAAAATTGATTAGACTGAACATCTCGCGGCTGCCCAGCGGCACCGAGATTGACATTCCCATTCACGTGTTCAGGGCCGAAGAGCCGGGGCCGGTGCTGCTGCTCATGGCCGGCCTGCACGGCGACGAGGTGAACGGCGTGGAAACCATTAGGCGCATGATCAGGCGCAACATGCTCCACCCGCAGCGGGGCACCATTCTGGCCATTCCCATCCTCAATATCTACGGATTCCTGAACTTCTCCCGTGAGGTGCCCGACGGCAAAGACGTGAACCGCAGTTTCCCGGGCAACGCCAAAGGCTCACTGGCCAGCCGCGTGGCCGCTCGGTTCACCAAGGAAATTCTGCCGCTGGTAGACGTAGGAATTGATTACCACACCGGCGGCCGAAGCAAGTCTAATTTTCCGCAGATACGCTGCATTCTGGAGACGCCCGGCAACCCAGAGCTGGCCCACGCGTTTGCCGCACCGTTCATTCTCAATTCCAAACTACGGCCGGGTTCCCTGCGCAAAGAAGCCGCCAAATACGGCAAGTCCATTATTGTGTATGAAACCGGCGAATCTTTACGGTTTGACGAGCCGGGCATCAACATCGCCATAGAGGGCACCTGCCGGGTCATGCACCACTTGGGCATCATAAATTCCTCCACGCCGCCCTCGCAGAAATCCATCATCTGCCTACGTGATACCTGGATTAGAGCCCTCAGGGCGGGTTTGTTCCGAAGCTTCGTGCGCAACGGCCAGGCCGTGAGCCGCGGGCAACAGGTAGGCACCGTGGCAGACCCTTACGGCTACGCCAGTCACCCCATCATCTCTCCCGTGAGCGGCTACGTGGTTGGCGTGAACAACATGCCCGTGGTCAACCAAGGCGATGCCATTCTCCACATTGGGTATTAG
- the metH gene encoding methionine synthase, which translates to MTRIEEEVQKRILVLDGAMGTMVQRYNLTEADFRGERFKDFHKDVKGNNDLLSLTQPHIIKEIHSLYFEAGADIAETNTFSGTSIAMADYDMQDLVYELNYESARIAKEAAEEWTAKTPDQPRFVAGAIGPTNRTASLSPDVNNPGFRAITYDELVEAYTEQVRGLVDGGVDLLLVETIFDTLNAKAALFAIDQYSQKTGKRLPLMVSGTITDASGRTLSGQTVEAFLYSVSHMPLLSVGFNCALGAKQLRPHIESLSKASTFYVSAYPNAGLPNAFGAYDESPEQMGAHIRDFLENNFVNIVGGCCGTTPPHIKVIAQIAKEFPPRPLPQIPAVPTYSGLEPLTVFEGSNFINIGERTNITGSKQFKRLILNEQYEEALAIARGQVENGAQIIDVNMDEGMLDSEAAMTLFLNLIASEPDIAKVPIMIDSSKWSVIEAGLKCVQGKAIVNSISLKEGEEQFKEQARKVRSYGAAVVVMAFDEQGQADSYERRIEICQRAYTILTQEVGFPPQEIIFDPNILTVATGMEEHNNYAVDFIKATRWIKQNLPGCKVSGGVSNISFSFRGNDPVREAMHSVFLYHAIKAGLDMGIVNAGMLEVYEEIPKDLLVLVEDVLLNRRPDATERLVEFAETIKNKGKQIVRDEAWRQEPVQQRLTHALVKGLVEYIDQDVEEARHLYQKPLEVIEGPLMDGMNVVGDLFQEGKMFLPQVVKSARVMKKAVAYLLPFIELEKERAAASGDTSTRQTNGKILMATVKGDVHDIGKNIVGVVLACNNYEVIDLGVMTPADKILDAAREHNVDVIGLSGLITPSLDEMVHVAKEMERQNFNIPLLIGGATTSRAHTAVKVAPAYHGTVVHVLDASRCVPVVGNLLSPENKEKFAADTRLEYDQMREGYLSRQKDKKYLPLPQARANKLPIEWNPEDVYTPTKTGVQVFDNFPLEELVPYIDWTPFFQAWELHGKFPKLLEDPIVGEAATKLYADAQALLKRIVDEKLLTANGVAGLFPANSVGDDDVEIYTDEQRTQILTHFRTLRQQGQKGPGVPNIALADFVAPKETGLADYTGGFAVTAGIGLDELVQQFEADHDDYHSIMAKALADRLAEAFAEKLHEIVRKEIWAYEPEESLTNDELIKEKYQGIRPAPGYPACPEHTEKRTLFQLLDVEKNTGITLTESLAMYPTAAVSGMYFAHKQSKYFGLGKIEKDQVEDYARRKNMTVEEAERWLSPNLNY; encoded by the coding sequence AACTGAACTATGAATCAGCGCGCATCGCCAAGGAAGCCGCCGAGGAATGGACGGCCAAAACGCCAGACCAACCCCGCTTCGTGGCCGGGGCCATCGGCCCAACTAATAGAACCGCTTCCCTTTCTCCGGATGTCAATAATCCTGGTTTCAGAGCCATCACCTATGACGAGTTGGTAGAAGCTTACACGGAACAAGTAAGAGGTTTGGTGGATGGCGGCGTGGATTTGCTGTTGGTGGAGACCATCTTTGATACGTTAAATGCCAAGGCGGCGCTATTTGCGATTGACCAATACAGCCAGAAAACCGGCAAGCGCCTGCCTTTAATGGTATCTGGTACTATCACTGATGCCAGCGGCAGAACGCTTTCCGGTCAGACTGTGGAGGCGTTTCTGTACTCAGTATCACACATGCCGCTGTTGAGCGTGGGCTTTAACTGCGCGCTGGGCGCGAAGCAGCTACGTCCGCACATAGAATCGTTGAGCAAGGCGTCTACCTTTTATGTGAGCGCGTACCCCAATGCCGGTCTGCCCAATGCGTTCGGAGCCTATGACGAAAGCCCCGAGCAGATGGGCGCACACATCAGAGACTTCCTGGAGAACAACTTCGTGAACATTGTGGGGGGTTGTTGCGGCACCACGCCGCCGCACATCAAAGTTATTGCCCAGATTGCCAAAGAATTCCCTCCCCGCCCCTTGCCGCAAATTCCCGCGGTGCCCACCTATTCAGGACTTGAACCACTCACCGTTTTTGAAGGCTCCAATTTCATCAACATTGGCGAGCGCACCAACATCACGGGTTCCAAGCAATTCAAGCGACTTATTCTGAACGAGCAGTACGAGGAAGCCCTGGCCATCGCCCGCGGGCAGGTGGAAAACGGCGCCCAGATTATTGACGTGAACATGGATGAAGGTATGCTGGACTCAGAAGCCGCCATGACCTTGTTCCTGAATCTGATTGCCTCAGAGCCTGACATCGCCAAGGTGCCCATCATGATTGACTCCTCCAAGTGGAGCGTGATTGAGGCCGGCCTGAAGTGCGTGCAGGGCAAAGCCATCGTGAATTCTATTTCACTGAAAGAAGGCGAAGAACAGTTCAAGGAACAGGCCCGCAAAGTGCGCAGCTACGGCGCCGCCGTGGTAGTCATGGCCTTTGACGAACAAGGCCAGGCCGACAGCTACGAACGCCGCATTGAAATCTGCCAGCGCGCCTATACTATTTTGACCCAAGAAGTTGGGTTCCCGCCGCAGGAAATCATCTTTGACCCCAACATCCTCACTGTGGCCACGGGCATGGAGGAGCACAACAACTACGCCGTAGATTTCATCAAAGCCACCCGCTGGATAAAGCAAAACCTTCCGGGCTGCAAAGTGAGCGGCGGCGTGAGCAACATCTCGTTCTCGTTCCGGGGCAACGACCCCGTGCGCGAGGCCATGCACAGCGTGTTCCTGTACCACGCCATCAAAGCTGGTCTGGACATGGGCATTGTGAACGCGGGCATGCTGGAAGTCTACGAGGAAATCCCGAAGGATTTGCTGGTACTGGTGGAAGACGTCCTGCTCAACCGCCGTCCGGATGCCACCGAACGCCTAGTAGAATTTGCCGAAACCATTAAAAACAAAGGCAAGCAGATTGTTCGGGACGAGGCCTGGCGCCAGGAGCCGGTTCAGCAACGCCTGACGCACGCACTGGTGAAAGGTCTGGTGGAATACATTGACCAGGATGTGGAAGAAGCCCGCCACCTCTACCAGAAACCGCTGGAAGTGATTGAAGGCCCGTTGATGGACGGCATGAACGTGGTGGGTGACCTGTTTCAGGAAGGCAAGATGTTCTTACCGCAGGTGGTGAAAAGCGCCCGTGTCATGAAAAAAGCAGTGGCGTATCTGTTGCCGTTTATTGAACTTGAAAAAGAACGCGCCGCCGCCTCCGGAGACACGTCTACCCGCCAAACCAACGGCAAAATCTTGATGGCCACCGTGAAAGGCGACGTGCACGACATCGGGAAAAACATTGTGGGCGTGGTCTTGGCCTGCAACAACTACGAAGTGATTGACCTGGGCGTAATGACGCCCGCTGACAAGATATTGGATGCCGCCCGCGAACACAACGTAGACGTGATTGGCCTCAGCGGTTTGATAACCCCGTCGCTGGACGAGATGGTGCATGTGGCCAAGGAAATGGAGCGGCAGAACTTCAACATTCCATTGCTGATTGGTGGCGCTACTACCTCTAGGGCACACACGGCCGTGAAAGTGGCACCGGCTTACCACGGCACCGTCGTGCACGTATTGGATGCCTCGCGCTGCGTGCCGGTGGTGGGCAATCTGTTGAGCCCTGAGAACAAAGAGAAATTCGCCGCGGACACGCGTTTGGAATATGACCAGATGCGTGAGGGCTACCTGAGCCGCCAGAAAGACAAGAAATACCTGCCTTTGCCGCAAGCGCGCGCCAACAAACTGCCTATTGAATGGAACCCCGAAGACGTCTACACGCCCACCAAAACCGGAGTGCAAGTATTTGACAACTTCCCGTTAGAAGAACTGGTGCCGTACATTGACTGGACGCCTTTCTTCCAAGCTTGGGAACTTCACGGTAAATTCCCGAAGCTGCTGGAAGACCCGATAGTAGGCGAAGCGGCAACTAAACTGTACGCTGATGCGCAAGCCCTGCTCAAACGCATAGTAGATGAAAAACTACTCACCGCCAACGGCGTGGCCGGTTTGTTCCCTGCCAATTCTGTGGGTGATGATGACGTGGAAATCTACACAGATGAACAACGCACTCAAATCTTGACCCACTTCCGGACGCTGCGCCAGCAAGGGCAGAAAGGCCCGGGCGTCCCGAACATCGCACTGGCAGATTTTGTGGCGCCTAAAGAAACGGGTCTGGCAGATTATACCGGAGGTTTCGCGGTGACGGCTGGCATTGGTCTAGATGAACTGGTGCAACAGTTTGAGGCCGACCATGACGATTACCATAGCATCATGGCCAAAGCCCTGGCAGACCGTTTGGCTGAGGCCTTCGCGGAGAAGTTGCATGAGATTGTACGGAAGGAAATCTGGGCGTATGAACCAGAGGAAAGCCTGACCAACGACGAGCTAATAAAAGAGAAATACCAGGGCATCCGCCCGGCGCCCGGCTACCCGGCCTGTCCGGAGCATACCGAGAAACGCACGCTGTTCCAATTGCTAGACGTGGAGAAAAACACTGGCATTACCTTAACGGAGAGTCTGGCTATGTACCCCACCGCGGCGGTTTCAGGCATGTATTTCGCGCACAAACAATCCAAATACTTTGGGCTGGGTAAGATTGAGAAAGACCAGGTAGAAGACTACGCCCGCCGTAAAAACATGACCGTGGAGGAAGCCGAGCGCTGGCTATCACCGAATTTGAATTACTAG
- the rimK gene encoding 30S ribosomal protein S6--L-glutamate ligase, translated as MKIAILSRDPKLYSTRRLVEAAQQRGHEAVVLDHLRCDLVMEKGDPHILYKGELLTGIDAVIPRIGASVTFYGTAVVRQFEMMKVKSVVASQSIVRSRDKLRSLQIMARAGLGMPKTAFTNYSKQVKELIHEVGGAPLVIKLLEGTQGLGVVLAETQKAAESVIEAFHNLKARIIVQEFIAESKGADIRVFVVNGEVVGAMKRQGKEGEFRSNLHRGGSASLIKLSRAEKAAALMAAKSLGLDVAGVDMLQSKRGPLILEVNSSPGLEGIEKATQKDIAGKIIEFTELLVTKAKSKKTKKKTTPDGGDDHQ; from the coding sequence ATGAAAATCGCGATTCTCTCCCGGGATCCTAAGTTATATTCTACCCGCCGCCTGGTGGAGGCCGCCCAACAGCGGGGCCACGAGGCCGTGGTACTGGACCACCTGCGCTGTGACCTGGTCATGGAGAAAGGCGACCCACACATTCTCTACAAAGGCGAACTGCTCACCGGCATAGACGCGGTCATTCCTAGAATTGGGGCATCCGTTACGTTTTACGGCACGGCCGTGGTGCGCCAGTTTGAGATGATGAAGGTGAAAAGCGTGGTGGCCAGCCAGTCCATTGTTCGGTCCAGAGACAAACTGCGCAGCCTGCAGATTATGGCGCGTGCAGGACTGGGAATGCCTAAAACTGCCTTCACCAACTATTCTAAACAAGTTAAAGAACTGATCCATGAAGTTGGGGGCGCGCCGTTGGTGATTAAACTGCTGGAAGGAACCCAGGGGCTGGGCGTAGTCTTAGCCGAAACCCAGAAAGCCGCCGAGTCTGTGATTGAAGCCTTCCACAACCTCAAGGCCCGCATTATTGTGCAGGAATTCATTGCCGAAAGCAAGGGCGCCGACATACGCGTGTTTGTGGTGAACGGCGAGGTGGTGGGCGCCATGAAACGGCAGGGCAAAGAAGGTGAGTTCAGGTCTAACCTACACCGCGGCGGCAGTGCCAGCCTGATTAAACTCAGCCGCGCCGAGAAAGCCGCCGCTTTGATGGCTGCCAAATCTCTGGGCTTAGACGTGGCCGGCGTAGACATGCTGCAATCCAAGCGCGGCCCGCTCATTCTGGAAGTGAACTCCAGTCCCGGCCTGGAAGGCATTGAGAAAGCCACCCAAAAAGACATTGCCGGTAAGATTATAGAATTCACTGAATTGTTGGTGACGAAGGCCAAAAGCAAGAAGACCAAGAAAAAAACGACCCCAGATGGAGGAGATGATCATCAATGA
- a CDS encoding alpha/beta fold hydrolase, with protein MPILQLKSSKLHYRTLGHGPKALLAFHGYGQESGYYDAMARTLQPGYTVYAIDLFFHGKSTLSKADQPLSKKKLQEFIQHLLEKEKIDTFSVMAFSMGGKFALAVLEKFHPKIQELYLIAPDGIKTHMLYNLATYPGWLQGLFKRIVLRPSPFFKTLNWLERKRWVASGVVKFAQWQMDSPQKRLRVYRSWIGFSHLTFDTRHIAKILNQSHIEVTVFLGKYDQIISQQRLQTFLNALKNHKLVVLQTGHTNLLYSVAQHIRKGDTK; from the coding sequence GTGCCCATCCTTCAACTCAAATCATCTAAGCTGCATTACCGCACGCTGGGCCACGGACCCAAGGCCTTGCTGGCGTTTCATGGGTACGGGCAGGAGAGTGGCTATTATGACGCCATGGCGCGCACGCTGCAACCCGGTTACACGGTGTATGCCATTGATCTGTTCTTCCATGGCAAGAGTACCCTCAGCAAGGCAGACCAACCGCTCTCCAAGAAAAAACTGCAGGAGTTCATTCAGCACCTGCTGGAGAAAGAGAAGATAGACACGTTCTCCGTGATGGCGTTCAGCATGGGCGGCAAGTTTGCGTTGGCCGTGCTGGAGAAGTTCCACCCTAAGATTCAGGAATTGTATCTCATAGCCCCAGACGGCATTAAAACGCATATGCTCTACAACCTGGCTACGTACCCCGGCTGGTTACAGGGCCTGTTCAAACGCATTGTGCTGCGCCCCAGTCCGTTTTTCAAGACCTTGAACTGGCTGGAGCGCAAGCGGTGGGTAGCGTCTGGGGTGGTCAAGTTTGCGCAGTGGCAGATGGACTCGCCACAGAAGCGCCTGCGCGTGTACCGCAGCTGGATCGGGTTCAGCCACCTCACCTTTGACACGCGGCACATCGCCAAGATTCTGAACCAAAGCCATATTGAGGTCACCGTTTTCCTGGGCAAGTATGACCAGATTATCTCGCAGCAGCGATTGCAGACGTTTTTGAACGCCCTCAAGAACCATAAACTGGTAGTGCTGCAGACCGGTCACACCAACCTGCTGTATTCGGTGGCGCAGCATATCAGGAAAGGAGATACTAAGTAA
- a CDS encoding sorbosone dehydrogenase family protein, translating into MINYKQFLLVGTLASMMACSSNSDKPNADDKGERTSTAAKDTLSEEVTESPATDGNLANITLPDGFEISYYARNVVNARSMALGPDGTLYVGTRREGNVYALPDKNKDGKVDEVITLAKGLNMPNGVALRNGSLYVAEISRITRYDNIAENLKSVPKPVVVYDKLPTEEHHGWKYIAFGPDDKLYVPVGAPCNICLSEKPVYAAINRMNPDGSGFEVFASGVRNTVGFDWHPTTKELWFTDNGRDLMGDNMPPDELNKAPRKGMHFGYPFCHAGETLDPEFGKGKNCADYTAPVQKLNPHGGTLGMEFYTGSMFPANYKNQIFIAEHGSWNRTEKIGYRVSLYREDAQGKGSFVPFAAGWLQNGKEWGRPVDVEVMPDGSLLVSDDMNDAIYRITYTGKK; encoded by the coding sequence ATGATAAATTATAAACAATTTTTGCTGGTAGGAACCTTGGCAAGTATGATGGCCTGTTCTTCCAATTCAGACAAGCCCAATGCTGATGACAAAGGCGAGCGCACGTCCACCGCCGCCAAAGACACGCTCTCTGAGGAAGTCACCGAAAGCCCGGCCACCGACGGCAACCTAGCCAACATCACCTTGCCAGACGGTTTTGAAATCAGCTATTACGCCCGCAACGTGGTCAACGCCCGCTCCATGGCCTTGGGTCCCGACGGCACGCTCTACGTGGGTACCCGCCGAGAAGGCAACGTGTACGCGCTCCCAGACAAAAACAAAGACGGGAAAGTAGATGAAGTAATTACCCTGGCCAAAGGTCTGAACATGCCCAACGGCGTGGCGCTTAGGAACGGTTCTTTGTATGTAGCAGAAATCAGCCGAATCACGCGGTATGACAACATTGCCGAGAACCTAAAAAGCGTGCCCAAACCGGTGGTGGTGTATGATAAACTGCCCACCGAGGAACACCACGGCTGGAAATACATCGCCTTCGGGCCAGATGATAAATTGTATGTGCCGGTGGGCGCGCCCTGCAACATCTGCCTTTCAGAGAAACCGGTATACGCTGCCATCAACCGCATGAACCCAGACGGTTCGGGCTTTGAAGTCTTCGCCAGCGGCGTGCGGAATACTGTTGGTTTTGACTGGCACCCCACCACCAAAGAACTCTGGTTCACCGACAATGGCCGTGACTTGATGGGCGATAATATGCCCCCAGATGAACTGAACAAAGCGCCGCGCAAAGGCATGCACTTCGGGTACCCGTTCTGCCACGCCGGCGAGACGCTTGACCCCGAGTTTGGCAAAGGCAAGAACTGCGCAGACTACACCGCGCCCGTGCAAAAACTGAATCCGCATGGCGGCACGCTGGGCATGGAGTTTTACACCGGCAGCATGTTCCCGGCCAATTACAAAAACCAGATTTTCATTGCCGAGCACGGCTCCTGGAACCGCACTGAGAAGATTGGCTACCGCGTGAGCCTGTACCGCGAAGATGCCCAGGGCAAAGGAAGTTTTGTGCCGTTTGCCGCTGGTTGGCTGCAGAACGGCAAGGAGTGGGGCCGACCAGTAGACGTGGAAGTGATGCCAGACGGCTCGCTGCTGGTCTCAGATGACATGAACGACGCCATTTACCGCATCACCTACACTGGCAAAAAGTAA
- a CDS encoding RimK/LysX family protein, with amino-acid sequence MKEVIEKKTIGRREIVDFPGLELFEIEAKIDTGAYTSAIHCDNIKEVNLPDGQRAIHFELLHPNNPAYNHKAFEFTDFDLRCVKSSFGDVQERYVIRTTIIIHGQEVETEFSLSDRSDLKYPVLLGRTLLRKRFVVDVAKKYLSLKAKNKSQKKKRTTPKNSPL; translated from the coding sequence ATGAAGGAAGTGATAGAAAAGAAAACCATTGGCCGGCGGGAGATAGTTGATTTCCCCGGCCTGGAATTGTTTGAGATTGAGGCGAAGATAGACACGGGCGCGTACACCTCGGCCATTCACTGTGACAACATCAAAGAAGTTAATCTGCCTGACGGTCAGCGCGCTATCCATTTTGAGTTGCTGCACCCCAATAATCCGGCCTACAACCATAAAGCGTTTGAGTTCACAGATTTTGACTTGCGGTGCGTAAAAAGTTCGTTTGGCGATGTGCAGGAGCGCTATGTTATCCGTACAACCATCATCATTCATGGGCAGGAAGTGGAGACAGAATTCTCGCTTTCAGACCGAAGCGACCTCAAATACCCCGTCTTGTTAGGCCGCACGCTGCTCCGGAAGCGGTTTGTGGTAGACGTGGCCAAGAAATACCTGTCGTTGAAGGCCAAGAACAAATCCCAGAAGAAAAAGCGTACCACACCCAAGAACTCCCCTTTATGA
- the metF gene encoding methylenetetrahydrofolate reductase [NAD(P)H] yields MKVTHHLQNATKTLFSFEILPPVKGTSIQSIYEGIDPLMEFRPPFINVTYHREEYVFKERENGLLEKITIRKRPGTVGICSAIMNKYHVDTVPHIICGGFSREDTENALMDLNFLGIDNVLLLRGDVVKTEPGFRPHKDGHLHASDLIKQVVQLNKGIYLDEEMENPVPTDFCIGVAGYPEKHMDAPNLSTDLKYLKQKVELGAEYIITQMFFDNKKFCDFVKACRAVGITVPIIPGLKPLTTRNQLNVLPRYFNIDLPEELVNAVEAAKTPQAVKQVGIEWTIQQCKELVEFGVPCLHFYTMSKSEATAAVAREIF; encoded by the coding sequence ATGAAAGTTACCCATCATCTACAGAACGCCACCAAGACCCTGTTCTCTTTTGAGATACTTCCGCCGGTGAAAGGCACCAGCATTCAGTCAATTTATGAAGGCATTGATCCTTTGATGGAGTTCAGGCCGCCGTTCATCAATGTGACCTATCACCGTGAGGAGTACGTGTTCAAGGAGCGCGAGAACGGGTTGCTGGAGAAAATCACCATCCGGAAACGGCCGGGTACGGTGGGCATCTGCTCGGCCATCATGAACAAGTACCACGTAGACACGGTGCCGCACATTATCTGCGGGGGCTTCAGCCGGGAAGACACCGAGAACGCCTTGATGGACCTCAACTTCCTGGGCATCGACAACGTGCTTTTGCTGCGCGGCGATGTCGTGAAAACCGAGCCCGGGTTCCGGCCCCACAAAGACGGACATTTGCATGCTTCTGACTTGATCAAGCAGGTGGTACAGCTCAACAAAGGCATTTATCTGGACGAGGAAATGGAAAACCCCGTGCCCACCGACTTCTGCATTGGCGTGGCCGGTTACCCTGAGAAACACATGGACGCACCCAACCTCAGCACTGACCTTAAGTATCTGAAACAGAAAGTGGAACTGGGCGCCGAGTACATCATCACGCAGATGTTCTTTGACAACAAGAAATTCTGTGACTTCGTGAAAGCCTGCCGCGCGGTGGGCATTACCGTGCCCATTATTCCGGGTTTGAAGCCGCTCACTACCCGCAACCAACTGAACGTGTTGCCCCGCTACTTTAACATTGACTTGCCGGAGGAACTGGTGAACGCCGTGGAGGCCGCCAAAACCCCGCAAGCCGTAAAACAGGTGGGCATTGAGTGGACTATTCAGCAGTGCAAAGAGCTGGTGGAGTTTGGCGTGCCGTGCCTGCACTTTTATACCATGAGTAAGTCTGAAGCCACTGCCGCCGTGGCCAGAGAAATATTCTAA